From a single Rutidosis leptorrhynchoides isolate AG116_Rl617_1_P2 chromosome 5, CSIRO_AGI_Rlap_v1, whole genome shotgun sequence genomic region:
- the LOC139849277 gene encoding uncharacterized protein yields MIHARLKAAQDRQKSYGDKRRRAIEFHEVLARIGEFAYRIELTEELEGIHKTFHVSYLRKCLADDSMWVPLNEITLNNNQEYVGEPIAILDEKVKEIRNKRIRIYKVQWRHRKGSECTWLFN; encoded by the exons ATGATTCATGCTCGCCTcaaagcggcacaagatcgacaaaagtcgtaTGGGGATAAACGTAGGAGAGCGATTGAGTTCCATGAAG TGTTGGCACGTATTGGGGAATTTGCCTATCGGATAGAGTTAACCGAAGAGCTTGAGGGGATCCATAAAACATTCCATGTTTCCTACCTtcgcaagtgtcttgcggatgactcaatGTGGGTTCCGTTGAATGAGATTACTCTAAACAATAATCAAGAGTATGTGGGGGAACCGATtgctattcttgatgaaaaggttaaggagATTCGAAATAAGAGAATTCGGATTTATAAGGTGCAATGGCGTCACCGAAAGGGGTCCGAGTGTACGTGGCTTTTCAATTAG